One Miscanthus floridulus cultivar M001 chromosome 11, ASM1932011v1, whole genome shotgun sequence DNA window includes the following coding sequences:
- the LOC136494057 gene encoding protein DJ-1 homolog D-like — translation MAAKKVLMLCGDYMEDYEVMVPFQALQAYGVSVDAVCPSKKAGNICRTAVHQGIGHQTYSETKGHNFTLNASFDEITASEYDGLVIPGGRAPEYLAMDRKVLNLVRNFSDAKKPIASVCHGQLILAAARVVENRTCTAYPAVKPVLVAAGAKWEEPDTMAKCTVDGNLITAATYDSHPEFISLFVKALGGSVAGSDKKILFLCGDYMEDYEVMVPFQSLQALGCHVDAVCPDKGAGEKCPTAIHDFEGDQTYSEKPGHDFTLTTSFESVDASSYDALVIPGGRAPEYLALNDKVISLVKGFADNEKPIASICHGQQILSAAGVLKGKKCTAYPAVKLNVVLGGGTWLEPDPIHRCFTDGNLVTGAAWPGHPEFVSQLMALLGIKVSF, via the exons ATGGCGGCGAAGAAGGTGCTCATGCTCTGCGGCGACTACATGGAGGACTACGAG GTCATGGTCCCGTTCCAAGCGCTGCAAGCGTATGGGGTGTCCGTGGATGCCGTCTGCCCTAGCAAGAAGGCCGGCAACATCTGCCGCACCGCCGTCCATCAGGGGATCGGCCACCAG ACATACTCCGAGACAAAAGGTCATAATTTCACACTAAATGCTTCATTTGATGAGATTACTGCTAGTGAATATGATGGGTTGGTAATTCCTGGAGGACGTGCACCAGAATATCTTGCAATGGATAGAAAGGTGCTTAACCTAGTCAGAAATTTCTCTGATGCTAAGAAGCCTATTGCATCAGTTTGTCATGGGCAGTTGATTTTAGCGGCAGCAAGAGTAGTTGAGAACCGTACCTGCACAGCGTATCCAGCTGTTAAACCAGTTTTGGTTGCTGCTGGTGCTAAGTGGGAAGAACCTGACACAATGGCAAAATGCACTGTTGATGGCAATCTCATCACTGCAGCAACTTATGATTCTCATCCTGAATTTATCAGCCTATTTGTCAAAGCACTTGGAGGTTCAGTGGCAGGCTCAGACAAGAAAATACTGTTCCTCTGTGGG GACTACATGGAGGATTATGAGGTTATGGTCCCATTCCAGTCTCTTCAAGCTCTTGGCTGCCATGTCGATGCTGTTTGCCCTGACAAGGGAGCTGGAGAGAAGTGCCCGACAGCCATTCATGATTTCGAAGGCGACCAGACTTACAGTGAGAAGCCTGGCCATGATTTTACTTTAACAACATCATTTGAAAGTGTGGATGCTTCAAGCTATGATGCGCTTGTGATTCCTGGTGGGCGGGCTCCGGAGTATCTGGCTCTGAATGATAAAGTCATCAGCTTGGTGAAGGGCTTCGCGGATAACGAAAAGCCAATCGCATCGATCTGCCATGGCCAACAGATATTGTCAGCTGCTGGAGTCCTTAAG GGGAAGAAATGCACTGCATACCCAGCCGTGAAGCTCAACGTTGTACTTGGGGGTGGAACCTGGCTGGAGCCTGACCCGATCCACCGCTGCTTCACCGACGGCAACCTCGTGACCGGCGCAGCCTGGCCCGGGCACCCGGAGTTCGTGTCCCAGCTCATGGCGTTGCTTGGCATCAAGGTTTCCTTCTGA
- the LOC136494058 gene encoding zinc finger CCCH domain-containing protein 32-like, with the protein MEVDGAAGAAAAAAAKPLTPEEEALRRSTDCVYFLASPLTCKKGNECDFRHSEGARMNPRDCWYWLNGSCLNPKCAFRHLPIDGLFGAPTSGLPPVSAHYGAYNPGKQMVPCYYFQKGNCLKGDRCPFYHGPQTAGNNPAEQVAKVSSFPLELSQSQKNEDAAAPNNSTQEARITDNRTTAHVSKSGAGAIPADVASNAVKSGPNSELAPSNTLAAKKSFTTEDHPMHYQNQVPVEGDPVQDWNQNFEMPPTDDLPQNSREADDFLGESSPGFDVLVDNDGDGAAYLHDEEDFGRDMYPVEDYEYAPADFDIRAHHESEQFNNGMGENGRIGQYDGYERKRRRSSSERSLDRPYHPDRRFLHRELDRNDIDGSDLRHQLRRRRINGPSTAISPERANGDRHWRDERYRERPHGGNHTHRDRYQGPRGSTLSSRLQARIKLPRRSPDRVDIRFEDERDRRRFRERFSPVRRMDFHSGRHREAGQSLERSHRRSSEIVSTVRHADGLSARRDAVDSAHFAARRNLGEPRKANGIVESEASLDFEGPKPLSVILQRKREAAQGNNSSSNYEKSAEVAVMQTGSLVETEKKGCDNITSSADCKSGSGDEEYKEEDHIPVDAHRQSSSHGDKFEVEYAAEVDIEGNQEADNYDQREGESDDYETIEGHDYRSEDENAYQDDEDFDDDDDFARKVGVVIS; encoded by the exons ATGGAGGTGGACGGCGCCGCgggggcggcggccgccgccgccgcgaagcCGCTGACGCCGGAGGAGGAGGCGCTTCGGCGCAGCACCGACTGCGTCTACTTCCTCGCCTCGCCGCTCACCTGCAAGAAG GGTAATGAATGCGATTTTCGTCACAGCGAGGGTGCCCGGATGAACCCTAGAGACTGTTGGTACTGGTTGAATGGCAGTTGTTTGAATCCTAAATGTGCATTCCGCCATCTG CCAATTGATGGTCTCTTTGGTGCCCCAACTTCCGGACTACCTCCAGTTTCTGCGCACTATGGTGCCTATAACCCGGGCAAGCAGATGGTCCCATGCTATTACTTCCAGAAAGGGAACTGCTTGAAGGGTGATAGATGCCCTTTTTATCATGGACCACAAACAGCTGGTAATAATCCTGCAGAGCAGGTGGCGAAGGTTTCTTCCTTCCCTTTGGAACTGTCCCAGTCTCAAAAGAAtgaagatgctgcagctccaaaTAATTCAACGCAGGAGGCTCGAATAACTGATAATAGGACTACGGCTCATGTTTCCAAGAGTGGTGCGGGTGCAATTCCCGCTGATGTAGCTTCCAATGCAGTGAAGTCTGGGCCCAACTCAGAGCTGGCACCCAGTAATACACTTGCAGCAAAGAAAAGTTTCACAACTGAGGATCATCCTATGCACTATCAGAACCAGGTTCCTGTGGAGGGTGATCCTGTCCAAGACTGGAACCAAAATTTTGAAATGCCTCCTACTGATGACCTGCCACAGAATAGCAGGGAGGCTGATGATTTTTTGGGAGAGTCTTCTCCTGGTTTTGATGTTCTTGTAGACAATGATGGAGATGGTGCTGCTTATTTACATGACGAGGAAGATTTTGGAAGGGATATGTACCCGGTAGAAGATTATGAATATGCTCCAGCTGATTTTGATATTCGGGCTCATCATGAAAGTGAGCAGTTCAACAATGGAATGGGTGAGAACGGACGGATTGGACAGTATGATGGCTATGAGAGGAAACGTCGTAGATCCTCATCTGAGAGGAGCTTAGACAGACCTTACCATCCAGATAGAAGGTTTCTCCACAGAGAGCTTGATCGCAACGACATAGATGGATCAGATCTACGTCATCAGCTCCGCAGGAGAAGAATAAATGGGCCTTCGACAGCCATTAGCCCAGAACGGGCTAATGGGGACCGGCACTGGAGGGATGAACGCTACAGAGAAAGGCCACATGGTGGTAACCACACACATAGAGATCGCTATCAGGGCCCACGAGGAAGCACTCTGAGTTCCCGTCTGCAGGCCAGAATAAAGCTTCCTCGAAGATCACCTGATAGAGTTGATATTCGCTTCGAGGATGAACGAGACAGGAGGAGATTCCGGGAAAGATTTTCTCCAGTTAGGCGTATGGATTTTCATAGTGGTAGGCATCGGGAGGCTGGACAGAGTCTAGAAAGGAGCCACCGGAGATCAAGTGAGATTGTCTCTACTGTCAGGCATGCAGATGGCCTCTCTGCTAGAAGAGATGCAGTGGATTCAGCTCATTTTGCTGCTCGCAGAAACTTGGGAGAGCCAAGGAAGGCAAATGGAATTGTGGAGTCCGAAGCATCTCTTGATTTTGAGGGTCCCAAACCCCTCAGTGTCATCTTACAGAGAAAAAGAGAGGCAGCACAGGGCAATAACTCATCTTCCAACTATGAGAAATCTGCTGAGGTTGCAGTCATGCAGACAGGTTCTCTGGTTGAAACTGAGAAGAAAGGCTGTGACAACATTACCAGCTCTGCAGATTGCAAGAGTGGTTCAGGTGACGAAGAGTATAAAGAGGAAGATCATATCCCTGTGGATGCACACAGGCAGTCTTCATCTCATGGTGATAAGTTTGAGGTTGAGTATGCTGCTGAAGTGGATATAGAAGGAAATCAAGAGGCGGACAACTATGACCAGAGAGAGGGTGAGTCTGACGACTACGAGACAATTGAAGGTCATGACTACAGATCTGAAGATGAAAATGCATACCAAGACGACGAAgattttgatgatgatgatgacttcgCTCGGAAAGTAGGGGTTGTAATCTCTTGA